The Streptomyces sp. NBC_01268 genome segment CACTTCTCCGAGCACCCGGACTACGTCGACTCCTGGCCCAGACACTGCGTCGCCGGCACGGAGGGCGTGGGCTTCCACCCGAACTTCGCGCCGGCGGTCGCCTCCGGGGCGGTCGACGCCGTCTTCGACAAGGGCGCCTACGAGGCCGCGTACAGCGGATTCGAGGGCCGGGACGAGAACGGCGAGACCCTCGCGCAGTGGCTGCGGGAGCGGCAGGTCACCGAGGTCGACGTGGTCGGCATCGCCACCGACCACTGCGTACGGGCGACCGCCCTGGACGCGGCCCGGGAGGGCTTCCGCACGCAGGTGCTGCTCGACCTGACCGCCGGGGTGGCCGAGGAGACCACCGAGCGCGCCCTGGAGGAGCTGCGGGCCGCGGGCGTGGAGCTCACCGGCAAGCCCGTCGTCGCCGGGGCCTAGGCCCCGGCCGTCGGAGGCCGCCCCGGACGGCTTGGACGGCCCGGACGGCGCCTAGACGGCCTTCGGGAGCGAGCGTATGGGGTGCCAGAGCTCGTGGGCGGTGATCCGCCACAGCATCCCGTCCGGGTGGTGCAGGACGGCCGTGATCTCGTCCGGCGTCGGCGGCTCGGTGTTGCCCCGCAGATAGACCGCCCGCAGTCCCAGGTTCCGCAGCCGGGTCAGGGCGCGGGCACGGTTCGCGGCGTGCACCAGGAAGCGGACCGTGGCTCCGTCCCCGGCCGGACTGGGCAGTCCTATGGCGACGACGACACTGCCTCCCGGCAGTCTGCAGAACCCTCCATTGGGCATGCGGAACCACTCCCCCGTGGATCGACTGTCAATAAGGTCGTACGGCCGGAGCCGTAAGACGCACCTAAACACGATCGGCCGCCGCCCGCTAGGGGGCGACGGCCGATCATGCTTTGACCTGCGACGATTCAGAAAACCTCGTCGTTACTTGGTCGAGGGACCCACCTGGACCGTGATCGTGGAGCCGTCCTTGGCCTCCTTGACGACCTGGATCTTGGTGTTGGTGTCAGTTACCTGGACACCGGAGCGCTCGGTCTCCTTGAACCAGTAGACGCCCTTGCGGTCGTCGAAGGTCGGGTTGCCGGCCTGGGACGGGACCCAGGTGCCGACGCCGGCCTTGTGGAGCGCGAAGCCGTCCGTGCGGGAGATGCTGAACGGCGAGTCGTACGCCTGGACGCGACCGCGCATCAGGGTGCCGTCGCTCCACTTCAGCGGGCTCGGGTGGGCGTCGATCGGGAGGATGCGACCCACACCCGGGTGCTGGGAGGTGTTGTTGTCCTTCTGGGACAGGTCCCACTTCCAGATCAGCAGACCGTTCTGGTACGGGTAGTGCTCGACCCAGCTGGCCTTGTCGCCGGTGAAGCCGAAGTTGTACGGGCCGACCTTGAGGGTCTGGTCGTACGAGACGTACTGGCGGTTCTCCGCGATGTAGTACTGCTCGTAGTCCTTCGTGAACCCGTTGCCGATGCGCGAGAAGCCCTTGGCGACCCAGCCGTTGTCACCGTTCTCGGCGTTGTCCGAGAAGACGGGGGCACCGTCGGCGGTCAGCGTGATGGCGTCGGCCGTGAAGCCCTTGCCGCCGGCGCCGCCGTCCGTCTGGTAGCGGAAGCGCAGGTCGAACTTCTTGCCCGCGTAGGCGTCCAGGCCGTAGACAAGCTTCTGGTGCTTCTCCGAGGCGCCGGTCAGGGCCGGGGCGCCGGAGGCGTCCTTCTGGAGCGGCTTGCCGTCGGCGGTGCCGTCGAGGGCGGTCCAGTTGGCGCCGCCGTCGGTGGAGACCTCGGCGTACAGGTAGTCGTAGTCCTGCTCGATGTCGTACCAGCCCTGGAGCTCCAGGGAGGCCGACGTCTTGCCGGTCAGGTCGACGGGGCGCGTCAGGGTGTTCTTGAGGTCGTCACCCATGTTGCTCCACCACTGCGAGGCACCCTCGGCGGGGGCCACGACGTCGGTGGGGACCGTCTTCTTCGGCAGCTCGACGACGAGCGCCTGCGGGTTCTTGGTGTTGTACTCCGAGACGCCCAGCTTGTGGGTGGTCTTGGTGCCACGCTGCCAGTCGTTGACCTTGGCGTAGTTCAGCCAGCCGAGCTGCAGCTTGTCCCAGGCGTTCATGTCGCCGGGGAGGTCGCCGATGGAGTCCTTGCCGGTGCCGAGCCACGAGCCGGAGGACATGAGGGTCCAGAAGCCCGTGGAGTTCTCGCCGCCGGAGGTGTCGTAGTGGTCCGGCAGACCGAGGTCGTGACCGTACTCGTGGGCGTAGACGCCGAGGCCGCCGTTCTCGGGCTGCATCGTGTAGTCGCCGACCCAGATGCCCGAGGTGCCGACCTGCGTGCCACCGGACTTGTTGTTCGCCGGGCCGGTCTTGCCCGCGTCGGTGCCGTAGGCGTACCAGCGGTGCGCCCACAGGGCGTTGGTGCCCTCGGCGCCGCCGCCGGCCGACTCGTCCTCGCCCGCGTGGACGATCTGGAAGTGGTCGATGTAGCCGTCGGGCTCGTTGAAGTTGCCGTCGGCGTCGAAGTCGTAGCGGTCCCACTGGTCGTACTGCGCCAGGGTCGCCTTGATCTCGGCGTCGGTCTTGCCCTTGGCCTTCTGGTCGGCGTTCCAGGCCACGAGGCCGTCACGCACGGTGTCCCAGACGTTGGCGCAGTTGGTCTGACCGCAGTAGTTCGAGCCGTAACGGGCCTCGTTGTACGGGACCTTGACCCAGTCGGAGACGGCACCGTCGACCGAGTAGCGGCCGGACGAGGTCTTCTCGTAGTAGGTCTTCAGGGACTGCTTCGGCTGGCCCTTCTTGTCCTTGCCGGTGCCGAAGTACAGGTCCTGGAAGTGCTGCTGGTTGTAGTCCGCCTGCCAGGCCGTGGAGTTGTCGTTCGCACGGTCCGGCTTGGCTATGCGGTTGTGCAGCGGGCCGGGCGTGCCGCCGAACTTCGGCTTCAGCTCGTCCGTGTCGTCGTCCTTGCGGTCGACCAGGGTGGTGTTGTCGACCTGGTCACCGAACTCGACCAGGATCGTGAAGATCTTGTCGGTCTTCTCGCGGCCCAGCTCGACGTACTTCTTGCTGTCCAGCTTGACGACCTTCGAGCCGCCACGGCTCTCGATCTTGCTCTCGCCGCTCAGCACCTGCTCCAGGGCAGCCTTGCGCTGCTGCTCCTGCTGCTTGCTGAACGGACCGTCGAGGTCGTGGTCGACCGTGGTCTTGTCCACGGAGCGCGCCCCGGGCGCGGCCGCGGACGGCGCGCTGACGTGGTTGTCGGCCCACGCGGTGGTGAAGGTCGAGGCGGTGGCGGCGGTGGCCGCGAGCGCCACGACGACTGCGGACGCTCGGATCGCCCGTCGTCTGTTGGTCACTTGGATTTGTCCTCCCCGGCGCTCCTCGCCGCGGACCGGTGTGGGGTATCCGCTCGGCGGGTTCGCGCGTCACAAGTGACGACATTCGACCGGAGTTGGAGGAGAAAAGACAGATCTTGACTTGAACATACCAAGTGCACTATGCAGGAGCGGGCTTCCGATAATCGAACGCACGCCAAACACCGGGCGATGCTCTGACGGCGAATCGTGCGCCCCTGCGCCCCCTGTGCATCTGCACCGTGGGTTAGGTCACGCTTACTTCCGGTTCCCCTCGGGCATCCACCGTCATAGAGTCGCCCATTGCCACGCGCACGCTCGCCCGAGGGACGGTACCCGTCATGCAGCGTCCGACCGCCGCACAGTCCGCCTACGGTTCGGCCACCGTCGTACTCGCGACCGTCGCCCTGCTGTTGCTCTCCGGCACGACCACAACGCTCGGCATCGCGGCGATCTGTGCCGCGGGGCTGATCCTCGGGGTGCTGGTGGCGGTGACGATGCCGGTACGCAGGCGGCCCGTCAACCCCTCCGTCGTCACCGCGCGGACCCCCGCGGACGACGGGATCCGAGTACCGGCCGCGCGGGTGGGCGCGGGGGCCGATACCCGGATCCGTTCGTAACTCCTCGCCCCTTTCACCCCGTTACGGGGCGACCTGCACCACCACGGTCTTGGCGGCCTTGTCGTGCAGGCCCTGCTTGTAGGGCTTGTCGACCAGGATCAGGATCAGCAGGAGCAGCGGCCACAGGCAGGCGCAGCAGATCAGCGCGGGCAGCCACAGCACGATCGCGCGGATGAGGGAGCTGTTCATCGACGGGGTGGAGCCGTCGTTGAGCATCGCGACCCGCAGCTTCAGCCACTTCTTGCCGAGGGTCCGCCCCATCTTGGCGTTCATCAGGGTGTCGTACCCGACGTACGCGACGATGGTGATGAGCTGGAAGACGAGCTGCCCGCCGCCGTTGAAGCTGTTGACCGTGTCGCTGAAGTCGTTGCCGTCGTCGGTGGCCCGCTGGTACACGTCGAACGGGATGCCGATGATCGCGAGCGGCACGGCGACGATCAGCCAGTCGATGATCCGCGCCGCGATGCGCCGCCCCGACTCGGCCAGCGGCGGCATGCCGGCGAGCGGATCGGTACCGCCGTAACCGCCGCCGTAGCCGCCGTAGGGCGGGGGCGGGGGCGGCGCGCTGTCGTACGGGTTCCCCGGCGGCGGCCCGCCCGGCGGGGGTCCGCCGGGTGGCGGCCCGCCGGGCGGAGGTCCGCCCGGCGGAGGGCCCGGCGGAGTGGGGTCCGGTGGGCGCTTGGCGAACGGATCGTCATCGGACGGCTGGCCCGGAGGCGGCGGCGGCTGATCGTTGCTCATGGGGGCAGTGCACCCCGGGGCCGGGACCCCCGCAATCGATCGCCCCCCGTTCGGGGGACGGCTCCCGTGACCGCCGCTCCGGGATGCTTGCCCGTTCAATCCTTGATCGCTGCACAAGACCGCTTCCCGGGCCCGACCTAGCCTGAAGAGGGGGCATCCGTCGCGGGAAAGGCGGCGAGCTGATGAAGGTACGGGCCAGAAGCGCCGCGGTCGCGGCTGCCGCGCTGGTACTGGGACTGACGGCCGGCCGCGCGTCGGCGTACGGGACCGACCTGGACCCCAAGGAGATCTACGAGCGGTCCGCACCCAGCACCGTCCACGTGCTGGGCAAGACCGGGTCCGGCACCGGGTTCGTCTACGACGCCGACAAGGGACTCATCGCCACGGCCGCCCATGTGGTGCAGGGCGAGGCATCGCTGAAGGCCGTCGTCGGTGACCGGCCGGCGGCGCCGGTGCGGGTGGTCGGCATCGACCCCTGCGAGGACCTCGCCGTGCTGGCCTTCACCTCGCCGCAGTCGGACCTGAAGGCGATGGAGTTCGGCGACAGCAAGGACCTCCAGGCCGCCGACACGGTCGTCGCGCTCGGCTACCCGGCCTCCCTCGGCAGCGAGGGCGACACGCAGAAGCCCGCGTTCACCAGTGGCAGCGTGCAGAACCCGAGCGTCCACGACGCGGAGCCGTCCGACTCGCTCCCCCGCTACCCCGCCACGATCCAGCACTCGGCCACCATCAACCCGGGAAACTCCGGCGGCCCCCTGCTCGACGCCGACGACAAGGTGGTCGGGATCAACGTGCTGAGCGTGACCGGCGACACGCAGGGGCAGTTCTACTCGATCAGCTCGGACCACGCCCGCCCGATCCTCGACTCCCTGGCGGCCGGCCAGGTCAAGAACGACCCCGGCTGGCGCCTCAAGGCCGTGGACGACCCGACGGTGCCCGACGACTTCGTGACCGAGGACCAGGCCCAGGTCGAGGCGATCCAGAAGCGGCTGAGCGCGGACCAGGTCGCCGGGGTGCTCGTCGTCGGCGTGACCAGCAACTCGCCCGCGGCCAAGGCCGAACTGGAGACCATGGACGTCATGACCGGCATGAAGGACAGTCCCGTGGCGAACGTCGGCGAGGTCTGTGACGTCCTCCAGTCCGCCGGCCCCGGGGAGACCATCCCGCTCGAAGGCGTCTACACCTTCGACGACCCGAACCAGAGCATCAAGTTCGGCGACGGCTGGAGCACCAACCTCGTGCTCAGCAAGAACAGCGGCGGGAGCGGGAGCGGATAGCGCCGCTCCCCACTACCCGGCGACGAAGGTGCGGGCCGCCTTGTCGTGCCAGCACTGCCGCCACGGCCGGTCGAACAGGCACCACAGGACGTTCAGCACCCCGAGCACCAGCAGCCCGAGCACGCTGTAGACCAGCCAGCGGCGCAGCGCGGCACCGAACGCGGGCGGCTCGTGCGCCTCGATGTCCCGCACCTCGATCCCGCACAGCTTCTTCCCGAGCGTGCGCCCCCACCGGGACGTGGGCAGCGCCTCGTAGAGCGCGCCCAGCACCAGGAGCGCGGCGAGGACGATGCCGAGCTGCACGGAGGTCGTCGAGTCGATCAGCCACACCTGGACGGTGACGCCGGACTGCTTGGCCGCCTCGATCTTCTCGTTGATGTGGTCGACGGCGCCGGTGACGAACGGATACGCCACGGCCCCGACCACCGCCCCGAGCACCACGGTGTCGATGAGCCGCGCCGCCAGCCGCTTCCCGAGCCCCGCCGGCCGAGCGGCGGCCTGCGCCCGCGCGGCCGCCATGAACACGTCCTCGACGGGAGGCTTCCAGGGGGTGACGGGCTGGGGGTCCTGGGGCTGAGGCTGGAGTTGGGGCTGGGGCTGAGGCTGAGGCTGAGGCTGGGGGGACGACTGGGCCGGGAAGGGCTGGGCCTGGGGCTGCGGGGCCTGTACGGCCTGCGTCGGCTGCGGGGTCGGCTGCGCCGCCTGGTGCGGGGTCTGCTGGGCCTGGGGAGCCTGCTGGGCTTGGGGAGCCTGCTGGGCTTGGGGAGCCTGCTGGGCTTGGGGAGCCTGCTGGGCCCAGGAGGGCGTCACGGGCATCCCGCCGAGCCGCGCGGGGGCGGCCAGGGCGTCCTGAGAGGCGCCGACGGCGGGGCCGCTCGCGGGAGCCGCGGCACCCGGCGTCGACCGGCCCGGCACGGGCGCCGGTTCGTCGGCCTGGCCACCGGCGGCGGGCCAGACGGGAGCAGCACCCGCGCCCGGCCCCGTACCGGCGGACCCGCCGGCCTCCGGCCGGTCGGCCCGGTCGGCCCGGTCAGGCGACTCGGGCGTCGCCACGGAGGCGTCCGCCGCCGGCCAGGAGGACGCCGGGCCGGCCTGGCGACGGTCGGCCTGGCGCGGGTCGGCCGGGAGGGGTTCGGCCTGACGCGACTCCGCCTGACGCGGGTCGGCCTGACGCGACTCCGCCTGACGCGGGTCGGCCGGTGTGGTGCCCGTCTGGGGCCACGCGGGGGCGGCGGCGGCGCGCGGGTCGGCCGGGGGCTGCTGCGCCGGGAGGACGGCGTCGCTCCGGCCCCAGGAGACCCGCTGGTCGCGCTCGCCGCCGAAGCCGGTCTGGACGGAGGTCGTCGCGTGCCACGCCGAGGCGGGTTCCTGGGCGGCGGACGGCTCGGGGTCGGCGTCGAGGAAGACCGGGCCGGTCTCCTCGACCGCCGGGACCGACGGGAGCGAGGGCGCGGGCGCCGGGCTCGGGGCCAGCTGGGGCGCGAGCGAGACCGGCGGGGCCGGGAGGGCCTCGCCCTCCCCGGGCGCCGGGCGGCTCGTGCCGGGCACCCACGAACCGCCGTTCCAGTACCGGATGTACCCGGGGATCGACGGATCCGGGTAGTAGCCCGCCTGCGGTACCTCTCCGCCGCCTCCAGGAGGAGTAGCCACTGCCCCGACTCCGTTCAGTCACAACGTCTTTGGTCCGCGCGGCCGCGCCCCGACCGCGCCGCGCCCAAGGAGGACAGTAACGAAGAACGCACCCGAGGGGAGAAGGAGCCCGCCAGAAAGGCCGCCTTCGGGGGACGTAACCCCGATTTCGTCACTCAGGGTGATTCTCGGGCCCGCGCCGGACCGGCCCCGCCACGGGCCGGAGCGGGTCCGGCGAGCGCCCCGGCGCGGGTCCGGAAAAAAATCTTCGGAAACTTCCGCGAAGTCGCGTAATGGATCGGCGGGACCCCCCTCTCTCCCTGTGAAGGCCCACCCTCGGGCCCCCGCGGAGAGAGGCAGAACGCCATGCAGAACACCGAGAAGAACAACGTCGTCGAGCGCGAACTCGAGCTGAAGCTGGTCCTGTCCCCCGAGCGTTCGCTCCCCGTCCCGGCCCGCCTCGCCTACCGCGTCGACGACCCGTACGCCGTGCACATCACCTTCCACATCGGCTCGGAGCACCCGGTGAACTGGACCTTCGCCCGCGAGCTCCTCGTCGAGGGCGTCTTCCGGGCCTGCGGCCACGGCGACGTGCGCATCTGGCCGACCAAGGTCGACGGGCGCAACGTGATCCTGATGGCGCTCTCCTCCCCCGACGGCGACGCCCTCCTGGAGGCGCCCTCCGCGCAGGTGTCCGCCTGGCTGGAGCGGACCCTGCGCGCGGTGCCGCCGGGCACCGAGACCGAGCAGCTCGGCATCGACGACGGCCTCGCCGAGCTGCTCGCCACCACCGTGCTCGCCGACGACCTCTGGCTGCGCGACCCGTGGCCGTCGGACGAGTCCGCGGACGGCGACCTGTGACCCCGGTCGAGCGTCGGTCAGAAGAGCTTGCCGGGGTTCAGCAGGCCCAGCGGGTCGAAGGTCCGCTTGATGCCGCGCTGCAACTCCACCCCCACCGGCCCCAACTCCCTCGCCAGCCACTCCTTCTTCAGCACGCCCACTCCGTGCTCGCCGGTGATCGTGCCGCCCAGGCCGAGCCCGAGCGCCATGATCTCGTCGAAGGACTCCCGGGCCCGCCGCGACTCGTCCTCGTCGGCGTGGTCGAAGCAGACGACGGGATGGGTGTTGCCGTCGCCCGCGTGCGCGCAGACCCCGATGGTCAGCCCGTACTTCTCGGCGATCGCGGCCGTGCCGGCCAGCATCGCCGCCAGCTTCGTGCGCGGCACGCACACATCGTCGATCATGGTCGCGCTCTTGATCGTCTCCAGCGCGGTGAGCGACAGCCGGCGCGCCTGGAGCAGCAGTTCGGACTCGGCGGCGTCCTCGGCGGGCACGACCTCGGTGGCCCCGGCCGCCCGGCAGAGCTCCGCGACGGCGGCCAGGTCGGCTCCGGGATCGGGCGTGTCGAAGGCGCACAGCAGCAGGGCTTCGGTGGTGTCGGGCAGCCCCATGTGGGCCAGCCTGTTGACGGCCCGGACGGTGGTGCCGTCCATGAGTTCCAGCAACGACGGCGTGTGGCCGCGCTCCATGATCGCGCAGACGGCCTCGCAGGCGGCGGCCGCGGAGGGGAACTCGGCGGCGAGCGCGAGCTGGGCGGGCGGCTGCGGCCGGAGCGCCAGCACCGCCCCGACGACGACGCCCAGGCTGCCCTCGGAGCCGACGAAGAGCCGGGTCAGGTCATATCCGGCGACGCCCTTGGCGGTGCGCCGACCGGTCCGCAGCAGCCGCCCGTCGGCGAGCACGACGTCCAGACCGAGCACGTACTCGGCGGTGACCCCGTACTTCACGCAGCACAGGCCGCCGGAGGCGGTGCCGATGTTCCCGCCGATGGTGCACGTCTCCCAGCTGGAGGGGTCCGGCGGGTAGGAGAGGCCCTGCTCGGCGACGGCCCGGGAGAGCACGGCGTTGATCACGCCCGGTTCGACGACGGCGATCCGGTCGACCGTGTCGATCTCCAGGATGCGGTCCATCTTGACCAGGGAGAGCACGATGCAGCCGTCCGAGGCGTTGGCGCCGCCGGACAGGCCGGTACGGGCGCCCTGCGGGACGACCGGGACGCGCAGCGCGGTCGCCGTGCGCATGACGTGCTGGACCTGCTCGACGGTGCGGGGCAGCACGACCACCGCGGGGCTGCCGGCCTCGCAGAAGCCGGCCATGTCGTGGGCGTACGAGGCGGTGACGTCCGGGTCGGTGAGCAGCGCCTCGGCGGGGAGTCCGGCGCGCAGCTCCCGGTGGAGCCGCGCCTGAAGATCGTCCTGCTGAAGATCGTCCATGGGTCCAGCGTGGCACCCGGGGCCATCGGTGTGAACCCGCCGGGGCAGGCGCTCGTGTGCTCTTCGTACAGCGGCCCGCGGGCGCACAGTGAGCGCCATGAAGAGCGAGAACGTGTCGAGGACGGTGCTGGCCTGCGGGGTGGGCGCGGTGCTCGCCGCGACGGCGCTGCTGTACGTACCGGAACTGATCGGCCGCACGCCGGCGCCCCCGCCCGGTCCCGCCGAGCGGGCGGTGAGCGCGGCGCACGCCGGAGCGCGGGCGGCGCTGCCCGATCTGGTCGCGCTGATCGGCGACCGGGAACGGTGGCTGCGGACCCATCCCGCTGACGACGCGTCATGGGCGGTGCTCGGCACTGCCTATACGGAGCGCGGGCTGCGGCGCGCGGACCCGGCGGACTTCCCCCGCGCCGAGGACGCCCTGAAGCGCTCCCTCGCCGTCCTGCCCGCCGGGCGCGGGAACCTGGACGCGGAGCTGGGCATGGCGGCGCTGGCGAACGCACGCGGCGACTTCGGTACGGCCAAGCGCTGGGGCGAGCAGGCCCGCAAGGCGAACCCGAAGCGCTGGTCGGCGTATCCGGTGCTGATCGACGCGTACGAGGGCCTCGGCGACTACAAGGCGGCCCAGAAGGCGACGGAGACCCTCGCCGAGCTGCACACGGGCCCGGCGGTCAGCGCCCGCTCGGCGCACCTGTACCGCAACCGCGGCTGGCGCGAGGACGCGGGCGCGGCGGCCCTGGACTCGGTGGCGCTCGCGGAGTCGGGCGCGGACAAGGCGGCGGCCCTGGCGCGGCTGGGCGACCTGGCGTGGGAGCGGGGCGAGCCGGCGGAGGCCCTGGGCTCGTACGACACGGCGCTGAGCCTCGTACGGGACGACGCCCCGTCGCTGGCGGGCCGCGCGCGGAGTCTCGCGGCACTCGGCCGCACCGACGAGGCCGTGCACACCTGGCAGGCCGCCCTGGCCCGGCAGCCGCTGCCCGAGTTCCTCCTGGAGGCGGGCGAGCTGTACGAGTCGCTGGGCCGGGACGGGGACGCGCGGACCCTGTACGGGCGCCTGCGGACCCAGCGCCTGCCGGGCGCCGAGGTGGCGCTCGGTCTGCTCGCGGCGGACCACGGCGACCCCGCGGAGGCCGTGCTCCTCCTGCGCGCGCAGTGGGCGCGGGGCCACCGCTCGGTGCGGGTGGCGGATGCGCTCGGCTGGGCGCTGTACCGGTCGGGCGAGCCCAAGGAGGCCCTGGAGTACGCGAAGCGGGCCACCGACGAGGGCCTGCGCAGCGCGCTGTTCGCGTACCACCGGGGCGAGATCGAGCGCGTCCTGGAGGAGGGCGGCCCGGCCCGCCGCCACCTGGCGGAGGCGCTGCGGATCAACCCGTACTTCTCCCCGCTGCTCGCCCCGCGCGCGAAGGAGGCCGTGAAGGCCCTGGGCGACCTCCCGGACGAGCTCCCCAAGGACGTGCGGCAGGAGGAGCCGAAGAAGCCGACGGAGGCCAGGAAGGCCTGAGCGGGGCCCTCGTCCCGGGCGGCCCCCCGTACCGCCCGGGACGTGGGGAAGGGCCCGGCCCCGGGTCTTCACCCGGGACGGGCCCCTCGTG includes the following:
- a CDS encoding isochorismatase family protein — its product is MHRALIVVDVQNDFCEGGSLAVAGGADVAAAVTDLVGQTAGAAYRHVVATRDHHIDPGAHFSEHPDYVDSWPRHCVAGTEGVGFHPNFAPAVASGAVDAVFDKGAYEAAYSGFEGRDENGETLAQWLRERQVTEVDVVGIATDHCVRATALDAAREGFRTQVLLDLTAGVAEETTERALEELRAAGVELTGKPVVAGA
- a CDS encoding immune inhibitor A domain-containing protein encodes the protein MTNRRRAIRASAVVVALAATAATASTFTTAWADNHVSAPSAAAPGARSVDKTTVDHDLDGPFSKQQEQQRKAALEQVLSGESKIESRGGSKVVKLDSKKYVELGREKTDKIFTILVEFGDQVDNTTLVDRKDDDTDELKPKFGGTPGPLHNRIAKPDRANDNSTAWQADYNQQHFQDLYFGTGKDKKGQPKQSLKTYYEKTSSGRYSVDGAVSDWVKVPYNEARYGSNYCGQTNCANVWDTVRDGLVAWNADQKAKGKTDAEIKATLAQYDQWDRYDFDADGNFNEPDGYIDHFQIVHAGEDESAGGGAEGTNALWAHRWYAYGTDAGKTGPANNKSGGTQVGTSGIWVGDYTMQPENGGLGVYAHEYGHDLGLPDHYDTSGGENSTGFWTLMSSGSWLGTGKDSIGDLPGDMNAWDKLQLGWLNYAKVNDWQRGTKTTHKLGVSEYNTKNPQALVVELPKKTVPTDVVAPAEGASQWWSNMGDDLKNTLTRPVDLTGKTSASLELQGWYDIEQDYDYLYAEVSTDGGANWTALDGTADGKPLQKDASGAPALTGASEKHQKLVYGLDAYAGKKFDLRFRYQTDGGAGGKGFTADAITLTADGAPVFSDNAENGDNGWVAKGFSRIGNGFTKDYEQYYIAENRQYVSYDQTLKVGPYNFGFTGDKASWVEHYPYQNGLLIWKWDLSQKDNNTSQHPGVGRILPIDAHPSPLKWSDGTLMRGRVQAYDSPFSISRTDGFALHKAGVGTWVPSQAGNPTFDDRKGVYWFKETERSGVQVTDTNTKIQVVKEAKDGSTITVQVGPSTK
- a CDS encoding RDD family protein, which encodes MSNDQPPPPPGQPSDDDPFAKRPPDPTPPGPPPGGPPPGGPPPGGPPPGGPPPGNPYDSAPPPPPPYGGYGGGYGGTDPLAGMPPLAESGRRIAARIIDWLIVAVPLAIIGIPFDVYQRATDDGNDFSDTVNSFNGGGQLVFQLITIVAYVGYDTLMNAKMGRTLGKKWLKLRVAMLNDGSTPSMNSSLIRAIVLWLPALICCACLWPLLLLILILVDKPYKQGLHDKAAKTVVVQVAP
- a CDS encoding S1C family serine protease, producing MKVRARSAAVAAAALVLGLTAGRASAYGTDLDPKEIYERSAPSTVHVLGKTGSGTGFVYDADKGLIATAAHVVQGEASLKAVVGDRPAAPVRVVGIDPCEDLAVLAFTSPQSDLKAMEFGDSKDLQAADTVVALGYPASLGSEGDTQKPAFTSGSVQNPSVHDAEPSDSLPRYPATIQHSATINPGNSGGPLLDADDKVVGINVLSVTGDTQGQFYSISSDHARPILDSLAAGQVKNDPGWRLKAVDDPTVPDDFVTEDQAQVEAIQKRLSADQVAGVLVVGVTSNSPAAKAELETMDVMTGMKDSPVANVGEVCDVLQSAGPGETIPLEGVYTFDDPNQSIKFGDGWSTNLVLSKNSGGSGSG
- a CDS encoding RDD family protein, with the protein product MATPPGGGGEVPQAGYYPDPSIPGYIRYWNGGSWVPGTSRPAPGEGEALPAPPVSLAPQLAPSPAPAPSLPSVPAVEETGPVFLDADPEPSAAQEPASAWHATTSVQTGFGGERDQRVSWGRSDAVLPAQQPPADPRAAAAPAWPQTGTTPADPRQAESRQADPRQAESRQAEPLPADPRQADRRQAGPASSWPAADASVATPESPDRADRADRPEAGGSAGTGPGAGAAPVWPAAGGQADEPAPVPGRSTPGAAAPASGPAVGASQDALAAPARLGGMPVTPSWAQQAPQAQQAPQAQQAPQAQQAPQAQQTPHQAAQPTPQPTQAVQAPQPQAQPFPAQSSPQPQPQPQPQPQLQPQPQDPQPVTPWKPPVEDVFMAAARAQAAARPAGLGKRLAARLIDTVVLGAVVGAVAYPFVTGAVDHINEKIEAAKQSGVTVQVWLIDSTTSVQLGIVLAALLVLGALYEALPTSRWGRTLGKKLCGIEVRDIEAHEPPAFGAALRRWLVYSVLGLLVLGVLNVLWCLFDRPWRQCWHDKAARTFVAG
- a CDS encoding SsgA family sporulation/cell division regulator; this encodes MQNTEKNNVVERELELKLVLSPERSLPVPARLAYRVDDPYAVHITFHIGSEHPVNWTFARELLVEGVFRACGHGDVRIWPTKVDGRNVILMALSSPDGDALLEAPSAQVSAWLERTLRAVPPGTETEQLGIDDGLAELLATTVLADDLWLRDPWPSDESADGDL
- a CDS encoding FAD-binding oxidoreductase; the encoded protein is MDDLQQDDLQARLHRELRAGLPAEALLTDPDVTASYAHDMAGFCEAGSPAVVVLPRTVEQVQHVMRTATALRVPVVPQGARTGLSGGANASDGCIVLSLVKMDRILEIDTVDRIAVVEPGVINAVLSRAVAEQGLSYPPDPSSWETCTIGGNIGTASGGLCCVKYGVTAEYVLGLDVVLADGRLLRTGRRTAKGVAGYDLTRLFVGSEGSLGVVVGAVLALRPQPPAQLALAAEFPSAAAACEAVCAIMERGHTPSLLELMDGTTVRAVNRLAHMGLPDTTEALLLCAFDTPDPGADLAAVAELCRAAGATEVVPAEDAAESELLLQARRLSLTALETIKSATMIDDVCVPRTKLAAMLAGTAAIAEKYGLTIGVCAHAGDGNTHPVVCFDHADEDESRRARESFDEIMALGLGLGGTITGEHGVGVLKKEWLARELGPVGVELQRGIKRTFDPLGLLNPGKLF
- a CDS encoding tetratricopeptide repeat protein, yielding MKSENVSRTVLACGVGAVLAATALLYVPELIGRTPAPPPGPAERAVSAAHAGARAALPDLVALIGDRERWLRTHPADDASWAVLGTAYTERGLRRADPADFPRAEDALKRSLAVLPAGRGNLDAELGMAALANARGDFGTAKRWGEQARKANPKRWSAYPVLIDAYEGLGDYKAAQKATETLAELHTGPAVSARSAHLYRNRGWREDAGAAALDSVALAESGADKAAALARLGDLAWERGEPAEALGSYDTALSLVRDDAPSLAGRARSLAALGRTDEAVHTWQAALARQPLPEFLLEAGELYESLGRDGDARTLYGRLRTQRLPGAEVALGLLAADHGDPAEAVLLLRAQWARGHRSVRVADALGWALYRSGEPKEALEYAKRATDEGLRSALFAYHRGEIERVLEEGGPARRHLAEALRINPYFSPLLAPRAKEAVKALGDLPDELPKDVRQEEPKKPTEARKA